GCACAGAAAACATTGGTACTGTAGAAACTACTATATTCACAATGGATGTAGGCATATTTGTGAGAGACCAATAGCTTGCTCCAAGGTAAATAGATTGTGAAAATATTCCTGCAAGTATGATCTTTATGTTGAAAACAATGTTTTTCTTGAAAAATATTTTCAGTATAAAATAAAGCGTAGAGCCTGCTATTATTAGCCGAATACCGGCCAACCATAGAGGAGGGTAGCTTCCCAAAGCAATTTGGGTA
The genomic region above belongs to Thermodesulfobacteriota bacterium and contains:
- a CDS encoding EamA family transporter, translated to MSVNLYLGISFAVIWTLSFIFTQIALGSYPPLWLAGIRLIIAGSTLYFILKIFFKKNIVFNIKIILAGIFSQSIYLGASYWSLTNMPTSIVNIVVSTVPMFSV